CCTACATGAAGACATCGTAGTCATCAAACAGGAGCTTGATTGGGAATTGGCGAATGAAAAGGTCAGTGCAGTCCGTGCTGATGATGGTGTCACACTCAAGAAAGTGGAACTCGATCACGCCAATAAACGTATTATCTTACAGCCATTTAATATAGACTACAAAGTCCAGATATTAGACCCGGATCAGGGTCTCGATATATATCTGATCGGAGTTTTGTCA
This Candidatus Cloacimonadota bacterium DNA region includes the following protein-coding sequences:
- a CDS encoding S24 family peptidase, whose amino-acid sequence is MEPNILHEDIVVIKQELDWELANEKVSAVRADDGVTLKKVELDHANKRIILQPFNIDYKVQILDPDQGLDIYLIGVLS